One Saccharomyces eubayanus strain FM1318 chromosome VIII, whole genome shotgun sequence genomic window carries:
- the HUA2 gene encoding Hua2p, whose protein sequence is MQYSKYEGAHDGNDTVVNCSEDEALENDRIILGYKKRLIKIEVQMQHLLDDLNLDPHQIEPSLIALQKHHDTFQQLLQERKNTLQGQNYAHQPRQESIDNQGPVGPRMNLGDKFMKFQQSNGQFFDEEHILRILQKNTDFKNYFQVDKNIEQKVLLLAMYHCLNGPTRLHQVLNVDGIIHNSSIRTILGKQVSSSKWTVFLYDVKLALLAHKPDVPNLETSKMVVRYGDLFPCASYFKDHPAY, encoded by the coding sequence ATgcaatattcaaaatatgaGGGCGCACACGATGGCAACGACACAGTAGTCAATTGCTCAGAAGATGAAGCTCTCGAGAATGATAGAATCATCCTGGGTTATAAAAAGAGATTGATAAAAATTGAAGTCCAGATGCAACACCTTTTagatgatttgaatttggatCCGCATCAGATTGAACCAAGTCTTATTGCTTTGCAGAAACACCATGACACATTTCAACAACTTCTACAGGAAAGGAAGAACACTTTGCAAGGGCAAAATTATGCTCATCAGCCCAGACAAGAAAGTATCGATAATCAAGGACCAGTAGGGCCAAGGATGAATCTAGGCGACAAATTCATGAAATTTCAACAGAGCAATGGGCAATTCTTCGATGAAGAGCATATTTTAAGGAttctgcaaaaaaatacagacttcaaaaattattttcaagTCGACAAAAATATTGAGCAAAAGGTACTGCTACTCGCAATGTACCATTGCCTCAACGGGCCAACGCGCTTACACCAGGTATTGAATGTTGATGGAATCATACATAATAGCAGTATTAGAACCATATTGGGAAAACAGGTGTCTAGTTCCAAATGGACTGTGTTTCTGTATGACGTAAAATTAGCTCTGCTGGCACATAAGCCGGATGTGCCGAACCTGGAAACCAGTAAAATGGTCGTCAGGTATGGTGATTTATTTCCTTGTGCCTCGTACTTTAAAGATCATCCAGCATACTAA